One genomic window of Halictus rubicundus isolate RS-2024b chromosome 12, iyHalRubi1_principal, whole genome shotgun sequence includes the following:
- the LOC143359504 gene encoding tubulin monoglutamylase TTLL4, whose product MPADFRDPVPIEPDSVCHRCASTSTFGGMINLDLDLDLDLDEEWLVYTELTENAFLAAKRSSQNTLSDNVSRSAGSTPRSKKTGGAGGSAKSTNSRRNASRTKRRDEVVIDEGADGDKAREIVSLSMRHSLFPHVPPYVLFQSHENRSKKLPKDLRQLLQWKSTSSMPRILVKIIVNSGYRIVGRDCDWSAVWYPSFKDTSKYQRLKNYQKVNSIPGSHNLGNKDLLWINLSKMMKKFGHEYSFMPRTYILPKEIHKFEYVWQKYRVGGTWIIKPPTSGRGQGIKVINQWWEIPKWHSMIVQRYISRPRLINGSKFDLRVYVLVTSVNPTRIYIYKEGLVRFASVRYIRGMNLSDKCMHLTNTSVNKLNPGYVMNDGLNTFRAHKWSFGNLWSHLAEEGLDVSELWSKIKDIVVKTLIAAESSMNAAISENLASRYTCYELYGFDVLLDETFRPWLLEVNILPSLHTDSQLDTIIKGPLVRNVLNMAGYRVPKTSQTSSKNRSRRYDSIGHDAKLYSMSLSLPEKTKQNEINAIQSREEYLDRILETLTRDDIRQLIRYEDELAQIGDFEKIFPTKDTYPYLKFFEVERYYDRLLDAWEHHYHNQRDEGIERLRKYCEQMRHLDASSD is encoded by the exons ATGCCGGCAGACTTTCGCGATCCTGTACCGATCGAACCCGACAGCGTTTGCCATCGGTGCGCATCCACCTCCACCTTCGGTGGGATGATCAACCTGGACCTGGACCTGGACCTGGACCTGGACGAGGAATGGCTGGTCTACACGGAGCTCACGGAGAACGCGTTCCTCGCCGCGAAGAGGAGCTCGCAGAACACGCTGTCCGATAACGTGTCGAGATCCGCGGGTTCCACGCCGAGATCGAAGAAGACGGGCGGCGCCGGAGGATCGGCGAAGAGCACGAACAGTCGTCGGAACGCGTCCCGAACGAAGCGCCGCGATGAAGTTGTCATCGACGAGGGAGCTGACGGCGACAAAGCCAGAGAAATCGTGTCTCTGTCGATGAGGCACAGCCTTTTCCCACACGTGCCGCCGTACGTCCTCTTCCAGAGCCACGAGAACCGATCCAAGAAGCTGCCGAAGGACCTCAGACAGCTGCTGCAGTGGAAGAGCACGTCCTCCATGCCCAGGATCCTCGTCAAGATCATCGTCAACTCTGGTTATCGCATCGTCGGCCGGGACTGCGACTGGTCTGCTGTCTGGTACCCTTCGTTCAAGGACACCTCGAAATATCAACGACTGAAGAACTACCAAAAG GTAAACAGCATCCCAGGCTCGCACAACCTGGGCAACAAGGACCTGCTCTGGATAAACCTGAGCAAGATGATGAAGAAGTTCGGGCACGAGTACAGCTTCATGCCACGCACCTACATCCTGCCGAAGGAGATCCACAAGTTCGAGTACGTGTGGCAGAAGTACCGCGTCGGCGGCACGTGGATCATCAAGCCGCCGACCTCGGGTCGCGGTCAGGGTATTAAAGTGATCAATCAATGGTGGGAGATTCCGAAGTGGCACTCGATGATCGTCCAGCGTTACATCTCGAGGCCGAGGCTGATCAACGGCTCCAAGTTCGATCTGCGCGTCTACGTTCTCGTAACGAGCGTCAATCCGACGAGGATCTATATTTACAAGGAGGGCTTGGTTCGGTTCGCCTCGGTCAG GTACATTCGCGGGATGAATCTGAGCGACAAGTGCATGCACCTGACAAACACCAGCGTGAACAAACTGAACCCCGGCTACGTGATGAACGACGGATTGAACACGTTCAGAGCCCACAAGTGGTCGTTCGGTAATTTATGGAGTCACCTGGCCGAGGAGGGCTTGGACGTGTCGGAGCTGTGGTCCAAGATCAAAGACATTGTCGTGAAGACCCTGATAGCCGCGGAATCGAGCATGAACGCCGCCATTTCGGAGAACCTAGCCTCCAGGTACACCTGCTACGAGCTGTACGGGTTCGACGTGCTGCTCGACGAGACGTTCAGGCCGTGGCTCCTCGAAGTCAATATTCTGCCCTCGCTGCACACAGATTCGCAGCTCGATACCATCATCAAG GGTCCTCTGGTCAGGAACGTGTTGAACATGGCAGGCTACCGAGTTCCGAAGACTAGTCAAACGTCTTCGAAGAACAGAAGCAGAAGATACGACTCGATCGGTCACGACGCGAAGCTGTACAGCATGTCTCTGAGTCTTCCAGAGAAGACAAAACAGAACGAGATCAACGCGATACAGAGCCGTGAAGAATATTTGGATCGAATCCTGGAGACCTTGACCAGGGACGACATCAGACAGCTGATCCGATACGAGGACGAGCTGGCTCAGATCGGTGACTTCGAGAAGATCTTCCCAACGAAGGATACCTACCCATACCTCAAGTTCTTCGAGGTGGAGAGGTACTACGATCGTCTCCTGGACGCCTGGGAGCATCACTACCATAACCAAAGGGACGAAGGGATCGAGAGACTGAGAAAATACTGCGAGCAGATGCGACATTTAGACGCCAGCTCCGATTAA